A region from the Vicia villosa cultivar HV-30 ecotype Madison, WI linkage group LG3, Vvil1.0, whole genome shotgun sequence genome encodes:
- the LOC131659347 gene encoding uncharacterized protein LOC131659347: MNRLWSLVVVFLLCVTCSYAVKVVDVDTICKNTTNHSFCSNLLNSKSSGNKDLVSLTQYTIDVLRANVTNTVNLINKLIAQNGGNFNLTYHYNMCLIHFDISKGALGSVEYAEELFKMGNYLAMIPTMKSIGFNAWECLSGDTPSDPPYHDTSLLPVYADDVMLVANVVLSILSFLTQA; encoded by the coding sequence atgaatcgTTTATGGTCTCTAGTTGTGGTTTTTCTTTTATGTGTTACATGTTCTTATGCTGTCAAAGTTGTAGATGTGGATACTATATGCAAGAATACAACAAATCATTCATTTTGTTCAAATCTTCTCAATTCAAAATCCAGCGGAAACAAAGATCTTGTTAGCCTTACACAATACACCATTGACGTGCTTCGTGCCAATGTGACCAACACTGTCAATCTGATCAACAAGCTAATTGCACAAAATGGTGGTAATTTCAATCTAACATATCATTACAATATGTGTTTAATTCATTTTGATATCTCAAAGGGTGCCCTGGGTTCAGTTGAGTATGCTGAAGAACTCTTCAAAATGGGAAATTACCTAGCTATGATTCCAACCATGAAAAGTATAGGTTTTAATGCTTGGGAATGTCTTTCTGGAGATACACCAAGTGATCCTCCTTATCATGATACCTCTTTGCTCCCAGTGTATGCTGATGATGTCATGCTAGTTGCTAATGTTGTTCTTAGCATACTAAGTTTTTTGACACAAGCCTAA